In Elephas maximus indicus isolate mEleMax1 chromosome 5, mEleMax1 primary haplotype, whole genome shotgun sequence, the sequence ttctctaAATGTGTATGTAAGCATTTAAATTCTGCATTACATATTCTATGTTTATAATTGTCCTTTTCTTTTACCTAGTCTGTACAACCATATCCAGTTGTCTAGTAATTTAATGCCTGGCTGTGACTACTCGCTTTTTAAGGTATGCCTAATTGgtgattttgtatatttattataGAATTGAACCATTCAGGTATTCATTAAGAAATCTTGCCACATACTTAAGAGTAATCACTACTGTGTCAAGTGGGCTAATAATTAAATTGGCTTCACTAGGCTTTAACATAAATATATTTTGCCCTACTTATTTATAGTACAAATAGACATTAAGTGAGAGTCTTACCCTGTGGACACATAGTATGCTTGATTTTGAAAAGAATTtgattatccagtccaatcctttttttatatatttgaggACACTGAAGCCCAcagtttgtcaaggatttttagCCTGGAGTGCATCGGTCCTTGAGAGAGTTCATGAATGGGCTTTGTCAGGGATAGGTGGATGGGGTGTTCATTAACTCTGAAATTGCACAGTTTTGCAGGTATTTTTCTGGATATAAAAGTATACCACCACTGCTACAGACATCACTACTGTTGAGttaattgtgactcatggcaactccatgtgtgtcatagtagagctgtgctccacagggtttttagtggctgattttttggaagtgtgttgccaggcctttcttctgaggcacctctgggtggacttgaatctcagtcttttggttagcagccctgtttgtaccatccagggactctgtaaAAGTATGTAGCTTCTCAAAGGCATCCATTACTCAAAAAGTTATTAAGAACTTGGAACTCAAGGTGTGATAATATGTGATAAAGCCACAGCACTAAATTCTACAACCCTATGCTTTTGGCTTTAAgtcatttgtccttttttttttcccagtatagTTATGGGGAATAAAGTAAAAAGTTAACAGAGTTGTTATTTGCTCTTTCTAATGATTCTCTCTCAAACGCAGGGTAACAGTATTGTCTAGTATTATTCTCTCTTAACTCTGTAGGATGGTATTGAACCCATGTGGGAAGATGAGAAAAACAAACGAGGAGGACGATGGCTAATTACATTGAACAAACAGCAGAGACGAAGTGACCTCGACCGCTTTTGGCTTGAGACAGTAAGGTTTTAAAATTATGAGACAGTTTTGGAATGCTGAACCTTAACTTGCATTGTATTTTATGTTGGCTACTTAAAAGATAAAGATGCTCGTTCTACACTTGATCTTAGCCAAAAGGCTGAGAAGCGATGGGATGCTCACTTTAGAAAATATAAGgcagcattttttgttgttgttctgtcaTGTGAATTTGTACATTTTATGTACTAGTACAGTGAACCAACCTCCCACTACCACCACTGCCACACCACAAATCAGATATACGGTGATTGACAATTGACTCTTTCCTTCTACAAACTCACCCTGGTCATTTTGTTAAGAATTACAGATCCCCATTGACGCAGACAATGAAATTGTTACTTGACATACCATTCAACTTACATGTGACGTAGTCCGGAATTTTGGCttcatgggaaaatattaaacatgaGATAATGGGCATTTTCTGTAGTCAGAGATGCCATACTGCAGGATTTTAGGAACAGGATTCATAATTTATTCTTCCTTGAATCCCTCGCACTTGGCATAGTGTCTGATGTATAGttagcacttaataaatatttgatgaatgatttttttttttaaagacaagacTTAATTTTGCTTTTGAGAGATGTTATCAATAAATGATGCTTTAgaattccatttaaaaaaaccAGGCCAAAGaactatataaataaataaaattagacattttaaaaatcaactctAGTTAAAAAGTTGGGGaaaatagaacaactaaaatgGGGTAAGTTcagatttataaaacaaaatcagTCATGATTAATGAAGAATAATAATGTCCCAGATGTAGAagaaaatctttttgtttttagttttgtttataaGAGACATGAGCAGTTTTgtaatttggaattttttttttttttaaagctgctgTGCCTTATTGGAGAATCTTTTGATGACTATAGTGATGATGTATGTGGAGCTGTTGTTAATGTTAGAGCTAAAGGTGATAAAATAGCAATATGGACTACTGAATGTGAAAACAGAGATGCGGTTACACATATAGGGTaagttttacttttaaaaatgttaagatATCTAAAAATAGAAGGAATTTTATTTAGAggtttagaaatattttctgtgTATTGTTTGCATGTACACTTTTATAATTTTGAACTGCTCTATTGGTGTTTAATGTCTTGTTCATATCTGTAAAATTACTCTCTATTTTAGCATGTAGGATTTTATTCATTTACTGGGTGAGAATATGATTCTTCCTACTTTGAAATTGTAGCACTAATGTACAATACTCATAAATCAGTGAGTATTGGCAAATGGTTTATGtgtgttttgtttgtgtgtgtgcacatacatacTTTTTACTGAAATTTAAGTGACATCTCTTGGTTTTGTGTATATTTAAAAGAGATAATACTTAAGTAATTCTCTTTTTCTGAAACATTTTTGTacttttattttagattttattctttGCAAAAATGATCACCTGTTTTCTGTTGTCTTTTTCCTCCAACATTAGTGTTAACTagaattttcatttaaattagTAAAATGACTAAATTTTATGCTAATATTAAGTATTGGTCATAGGTGACAAaatgtttgattttggcccttattGTTTGATTTTTCAAACATTATAAATTCTCATATGAATATAATTCCtctccaaaacaaaagataaaggaaTTTTCCAGGTTTTCATTTACATGTgttctgttgttaaaaaaaataagaaaaattgtaGATAATGTCATTGTATTCCTAATCTTTTTTGTCAGCTTCAAAACTTGTTAATTGTGGGGTTTCACGTTTCTTTGAAAATGAGAGTTAAAGAAATTAAGTATGGTttcctctgaaagttttgtatttGTGTCAGCATTAAAAAGTTTTGACTTCAGTTTTTAAAGGAAAGATTTTTTTACCCTCCCCAGTTTGTATGGCTCATTATTCTTGCTTTCAGACATTTTTAATGGATTAAGTATAATTGAAAGGAATGTATTATATCATAACCCAGGAATTGTAAATCTGACAGTAATTAAAATTTTAGTTGTAGAATAATTTTTCCACAGTTTACCGGGGGAGGGTAGTAAGAGCTTCTGGAAGGTAGAGGTCATGATTGAAAAAATTATGCTAGTATCATGTTGGGAGACTTTAGCTCCATGAAAGTGTTTCCCTTTGTTTTTGattctatcattttttttcttaaatttcgcCATTTTTTCTTAAAGATCTCAATTCGTAAGGTGATCTGTTGCCCTCTGTCATCTGTCCTGAGATACCCCGTTATCCTTATCCCTCGTATCACCTTCTTTATGAGTGTACCACCACAGCCTCATGTTTGTTCCTCAGCCTTTGGATGTGCTTTTTCTTTTGGCATTATACTTTTGACCTCATGACTTTCCTAGAAGAACTTCCTCTAATTTTCTAGATGAGATTAGGTCCTTCCTGTTCGACAGTGTCACAACCCCAGTTCTTACCCTTTTTGGCGCTCATCATAATTTGTTTTACAATAAAGTAACATCCTACTTGAAAATTAGGTTCCAGAGTCAGTCAGTGTGCAAGGCTTTATGTGTTCTCAATTACCATGAAAATGTCATAAATCACCCTCAAAGTGTTTTTCTGTCTGCACAATCTTGTCAGTGATAGGTGGAGTAAATATAATTGTATATTAATATATAGCATTTACTAGgtttcatatataaaatataaaggagccctggtggtgtaatggcctagagctcagctgttaactgaaaggttagtggtttgaacccaccagcagctctacaggagaaagacctagccagcatgggaaaccctgtggagcagttcttctttgtcctataggatcgctgtgagtccgaattgacttgatggcatacaacaacaggaacatataaaaaatataactaTAATATTTTAGATCATATAGCAGATCAAAGAATGAGCATAGACATGTGCATGTAATTGATTTTGTGTAATTTAACTATGTATGTGATACAGCTTCACTGTATGTATTTCCAATGATTTAATTGTATTTTCCCTACTAGACTACAGACACCACAAGGCCAGGAATTGTCCCTGCTTTGTACACTATTGTTTTATCAATATTGTCAAGTCCCTGATATATAATGGGCTCTCAAATATTAAGTGATTAACCAAGATTGTTGTGAAAATGAAGAGTAAATTGTGCTGATAGGCAAAGAATATGCAGTTTCTCAAGTCCAGGTATCATATAAAGACAAACGCCTATTTTTAGAGAATTGAGTAATAAGTAATGGctacttttcttttcttcttctaggAGGGTATACAAGGAAAGGTTAGGACTTCCTCCAAAGATAGTGATTGGTTATCAGTCCCATGCAGACACAGCTACTAAGAGCGGCTCCACCACTAAAAATAGGTTTGTTGTTTAAGAAGACACCTTCTGAGTATTCTCATAGGAGACTGCGTCAAGCAATCGAGATTTGGGAGCTGAACCAAAGCCTCTTCAAAAGCAGAGTGGACTGCATTTAAATTTGATTTCCATCTAAATGTTGCTAAGATATAAGAGATGTCTCAATCGCCTTTGTCTTGTACttctgtgttcattttttttttttttttttaattttggctaGAGTATCCACTATCCCAATCAAAGATTTGCAGTACACATCATCCCCAGAATCCATAAATGTGTTCCTGGCCCACTCTGTAATAGCTTAGTAGAATTCACATTACAAAATATTTACTCATCCACAATATTCAAAAAAGAACTTACATTTCTATACCTTACAGGAAAAAAAGTCATTTATGTACCATTGTACGCAGGAGCATATTTTGCTGGTTTGAAAGACTATGATGCATACAGTTTTCTAgcaattttctttgtttctttttacagCATTGTTTTTGCTGTACTCTTGCTGATGGCTGCtagattttaatttatttgtttccCTACTTGATAACATTAGTGATTCTGAtttcagtttttcattttgttttgcttttgtttttttttctcatgtaagTTTGGTGAAGGATCCAGGAATATGACACAAAGGTGGAATAAACATTAATTTTGTGCATTCtttggtaatttttttgtttttttgtaactaCAAAGCTTTGCTACAAATTTATGCATTTCATTCAAATCAGTGATCTATGTTTGTGTGATTTCCTAAACATAattgtggatttttaaaaatgtaacatcATAATTACATTCCTAACTAGAATTAGTATGTCTGTTTTTGTATCTTTATGCTGTATTTTAACACTTTGTATTACTTAGGTTATTTTGCTTTGGTTAAAATGGCTCAAGTAGAAAAGCGGTCCCATTCATGTTAAGACAGTGTACAAAACTGTAAATAAAATGTGTACAGTGAATTGTCTTTTAGACAACTAGATTTGTCCTTTTATTTCCCCATCTCTATAGAAGCAATTGTACTCCTGTTGCGAGGCAGTCTCTGTTGTGTCTTCTTTTTGTCGTGTCTTCCACGTGAACACCTTAAGTTTGGAGCACTAGTTTGATTATtatgtttattaaaatttttaataaatttagtaGGGAGCATTATATATATGGAACTAAATTGATGTGgctatctttgttttttataaacTAAGGCACAGTCCTTTAGTCTTAGGTAAATAATGTAGTACTCTCAGTATGTTAAAGTAAGAATTGGTCTCTTGGTGTATCACCATTTGATTAGCAGGAACAGTGGTTTTAAAACTTGGTTGCTGAATAGAGATGCTCTTCTGTGTCAAAATGCTAGCACAGGGGAAGAGGACAGGTGGTGGGGGCATATGCACTAAGAATTTGGTTAGTGTTGTCTAATAGAATGGAATAAACGGGTATGAAGATGTATTTATATTGGTAAATTGGTGTAGTATGGTTTCGTATAAACTTGAAAACTTGATCTACTCTTTGTAGACAACATTTGAAAACAAACTTGAAAAAATTTTGTCTATTATAcataagtgtataattcagaTCCTGTGAAATAAAAAATGACTAGCATATACAAAAGGGTAAGCTGAACTATAGCAGAATGAAAATCATTAGTtaaggaaaatttatttttaaatggtgaTTGTGAATTGATTGATCATTTTAAAACTGATAAACTTGATGAAAATTCTCCATAAACATGAAATTGGTAGCATTGATTTCATTGCAGAATTTTAAAACAGTTTAAAGGGTACCAGAGGCTACCATCTGGGTACTTTCAGTGCCACAAAATCCTCTTGTTCAGTATTTTGGAAATAGTGACTCTTTTGTGTTTATAATCTCAATATACCTAATATCTGCTGTCTAAGCTTGGGTGGTTAGTTCAGCTGATTTATTGTCTATGTTGATATGTATAATTGTGAGCACTTCAAGAGTTTGCTTAAAAGAGAACACGGTGGTTTGTGTTGGCAATGGGTGGAATTGGAGTAGTATGTCTTTTAGAAATTAATTCTGAGATGCTGTCCAGTTTTAAGAAGCATTAGCTTTTGGGGGCAGAGGAGGGATATTAAATGTACAcagtttcaaaattaaaaaaaaaaaaaaaatcttgatagcATGCAATTAGCCATACCATTACTTACCATTTTAGAATCACAatcaaagttttattttaaacctTTTTCCCAGGGAGTGAGGGAGGATTATAAATTAACTCTGAATTGCTTTTGGCAATTGTCACATATATCACAGTGACTTGTACCTTTTCACAACATATTTAATatcttttctaaaaattaaaattagactacatttaaaaaaaaaaactttttttctcttctgtcccAACTGGATATtatgaataaatatattttcatatcaGAGAATTGAAAGAATTTCTAATGGatgaatagtatttcattgtagagATGGGACACTTCATTTAAccaattttattgtttatttcccAATTCTACAAAAAGATTTGAAGCAGATTATATAAGAATTAAATAATTATAACACTTAACATAgtgcttactttgtgccaggcagtgttctaagcactttacatgcacaGTAACCTGCCCAGTAACCCTTTCAGGTGTAGGTGCCAttggctccattttacagatgaagaaacaaaagcaTTAACAATTTAAGGTCACAGCTTGTAAGTGGCAAAGTGTGAGTTTGAATCCTGGAAATTTGGTTCTAGAGACCCTAAACCACATTATACTGACTCAGTGAGATATGACCGTTCTGATAGGCTACAGTAAATCAAATCAGATTGAGGTCAATTTAAGCCAGGCGTATAAACATTTATTCATTTGATTTCCTTTGGTAATGAAGCTTTTAATAGATGGAGATTTACCTAGTTTCCGTTAACAACAAATTAGTCATTTGGGGAGTTTTGAGAACATGTAGGCAAAGGAATAGGAGTTTATAGAGTATAGGTTAAGTGACTATTTTCACATACAATTTTAAGTATCTATATCCTAAGTTATCTTCTAAGATAAATAGCAAAAGAAAGCAGAATTTTCAAGTTGATAGTTGAAATTCTCATTGGCTGAAATTGCGTTTAGAAggataattttaataaatttagtgAAGCATTGTGTCaatgaaatgttttacattttgaaattaaaacaaattaataaGTCTCTATGCTACCTTTTGTCTCTAGTTGTTTCTGTGGGTTATCTTCATTCTTGAATGGGGTGGGGAAAACACCTAGATTTTCTTGGAGTCAGACCCTCTTTAGGTGGACTCAAGATTTTTAGGTCAGATTTACATTAAACGAAATTGGGTCAATGCTACTCAAAAGTGGATCTGTGGAGTAGTGTACTGCAATTTAATATTGCTATGATGTTAAAGTATGTGATCAtttttctagtaaaaaaaaactttaatgtcTGACAGAATGGCAGTTTGGGGGTTTAAACTGGTTCTTAACGtacagtttgagaagcactacTCTTAAGGTTACCTTCCTCAGTAACCAAAGCTAGCTCATATTCATCAATCCCTAAACTAATTAGGTTTGTTCTCTCTCCACTCCGCTCCTCACAGCCAATGAATTTGATATCAAAACTTCAAGTCCTGTAGCATCTTTtggtaatatatttttattactgtGAATTCCAAAGTAGACATTAGGCAGTCCAAGTGCCTTCTAGACTTTAGTATTCTTGTGCCTTTATTTCTTATACTGACGAAAGCAATTTTAGGCATGTGCTCAAATGTGACACTGTCTTTTCCAATCCAGAGGAACCAGCTTTCACATTTTAATCTTGCCCCCTTTTTCTTTAACTCAGAATTTATGATTATTCATAGTTTTGCACAGAATTTGGCTTCCCTCCCTTCTCCAAAAATATGTATGGAGCACCTCCTTCCACTAGGCACTAGGTGCTGTGCATACAGCAGAGAACAAAGCGAACTCTGCCCCTCTTCTGAAGAAGTTTATGGTATTTTTAAAAGGCTTATATTCAAAATAGTTCATATGTTTCTACAAGTTACTGAAATAGAACTGGAGTTTTTATTACTGGAGTTACATGGTCTAGAGGTAAATATAAAATGAGGTTGTGCGCTCTGAAGACCTCTAGCCCTAAGAGCCAGTCTAAAAGTTTATCACACCACAGGATTGTTTGAGCAAACCCTCACGTGCAAAACAAgggtttgtgcaagacttaatTTCTCCTTTGTATTACCGAACTCTGTATGATTATCCAAGTAAAGTTTTATGACTCTTTTTGATGATGTgattgcaattttttaaaaaaaatgttgccctTCATTTAGTATACCATTTGAGTACGTTGAAGAAGCATTTCAAATATGATTGTGTCTGCATTGCTATGGTTTTAGAGACTGCAGTCCTCTCCAGCAACTATCCCAAAATACTGatccatgatttttttctttaatgttccaTGGAACATaatatatgtttattttgttttctttctctctgcagttttgtgtgtgtgtgctttaggtgaaagtttacagtgcaaattagcttctctttaaatatttatacgcaaattgttttgtgacactggttgcaatccccacaatgtgtcagcactctccccctttccctttgcaCTCTAGGTTTCTCGTGTCTATTTTGTCTAGTTTTCccattccttcctgccttctcgtctttgcttttgggcaggtgttgcccatttggtttcatatacttgattgaactaagaagcgggTTCCTCatttatgttattgtttgttttctaggtctgtctaatctttggctgaaaggggaCTTGGGGAGTGGTTCCAGTTTAGAGTTAACAGGGTGTGGTCTGGTAGCCAtggtctgggttttttgtttttttttttaaactgcagaaGGGTGAGATGAAAATTTCCTGACTCCTTCCATCCCACTCTTCTTTCTCAAGGTAACCCTCAAATTTCTTGTAACTTTTCCCTTTAGACACAATggaatgtattattattttttcacttCATCCTGCGATTTTCTGCTTGTCATGGTACATATAGAACTCATTTTTATTCTAGTATTTTGGATGTAGGAATACTtcattgggctttttttttttttttaataatacttgcCTTACAGACCTCCAGTGTAAATTGTAGTCTGTCTTTTGTATACTGTAGAAAgcagtttatttttcttcagccGTAGTAATGGCACTTATTCTTCTCCCTTCGACACCCAGAGCACTCTGATGTTCATACAGGACATCAGTGTACTTGTCAGTGTTCCTCAGTGCCCTTTTGCAGTTTTGGTCCTCGTATTTTTCTGattggtttttttaatttctttatcttgtAATGAATCAACGTTGTTATAAATACAAGTAAAATAGTTTACTTGCTAGATTGCTCTTTTTGCCCCAAAACAGGCAGTGAGCCAGGAGCCACTTCCATTTTGGacctgtaaatttgaaaaaattttaattactaCAGTGATATTGGGCCTAGTTTTGTCTTTAAGCTTTATAACGAATTTAACTTCACAATTTTTGAAATGAGAGCATTTGCTAGGTACATCTTGTTAGAGGCACTTTCCTTTGGCATTTGTTTTTAAGGATATTATTTCTTTGCTTCCACCTCCCCCCTCCCAACCGTTGACTCAGTTTTTGGTGACTGGTTTCTACGTGATGCCTGACTTTATGTATTGGTGTGTGGGATACTCCATAGGGCATAAGATTTGTCTCAAGTTTACCCTGTTTTGTATTAAGTGCTTGATGTGTCAAAGTGTTAAACACACTGTGTTCACATTTGGAGCTTTGTTTTAGTTAGCCACTGCCttttagatagtaaaaaaaaaaattttgtggttAAATATTGTAATGTCCTGCATGAGGGATTTGTAATTGAGCCAGAATTATATCTAAGGGAATCATAAATTCCCGTTtcacacaccttttttttttttcagtaaaccaCTCAAAAAAATACTGTCTTCCAATGTTCATATCTTCTATTTTTACTGTCTTTGGGTTATCCATCGTGGCACTTCCAAATATGTCTTTTTGACCCCCCCCCATACATCAGATCCATGTTTTTCCTTGTCtactggacatcatgcttggtaaggcagagggtcagcaaaaaggaggaagaccctcgatgagatggattggcacagtggcttcaacaatgggcacaaacatagcagtgactgtgagcatggctcattgttctgttgtacatagggtcgctgtgagccggcacagactcaacggcacctactaACAGCAACACTGGACCTCAGAGTCGGGTCAGTAAACTACAacccacaggccaaatctggTCTGTCACttgtttctgtaaataaaaatGCATTGGCACGTGATCTCACCCATTGTTCACATATATCTATGACTATTTTttgtgctacaatggcagagatGGTTAATTGTGCCAGAaactggccctttacagaaaatgtttgccaatCCTTACTCTAATGTTTTGTAGTGACAGTTTGTTGGCAAAAACCAGTTTACCCTCCTTTTAATTTCACTTCTAAGAAGCCCGTATCCTGACCTGATGACTTTATCAATTCCATCACATAAGCCTGATTTACACGCTTATCTACTCTCACCTTTTACTTAGACTTGGCCCCTGAGGTcactgaaatttttaaaatttatctccaCACGattgtcccttttagtttctggaTTCTTATCCTAAATGATCTCCTTACTTTTTGCCCCTACCCCATGCCCTCATGTGCACATTGTTTTTTCTGAATGTTAGAAGAATTCTTTTACAACTCTATAGAAAGTAGCCAAAGTAATTAAGGTTCTCTCAAACTGGAAAGTATTAGTGCTACTGTACTTGTTACCACAGTAGTAGCTGgtgtttttaatttcaagaaTTGGTTGCAAAGTTCATCCAGTGCAGCTTGTTGTAATTCTGTAGGACTGTCtcatatatggaaactctggtggcgtagtggataagtgctgccagctgctaaccaaaaggtcagcagttcgaatccaccaggtgcttcttggaaactatggggcagttctactttgtcctgtagggtcactatgagtcggaatcgactcgacggcaatgggcttggtctggtttttggtctcatatatttccAGCATTACCTAAAATAGCATGGGATatgcatttatttgttcattgtttATTACAGGTAGTAGGaaaaaaatgaggggaaaatGTGAGAAAAGATTGAGCCAAAAGTGTGGTTAGCATTCCAGGTTCATACCATAAAGCCCATTCTAATGATGAAAGAGAAGCAGGTCACTCAAAGATGTTTAAGTCCTGCTTGGGCAGCTGCCATTTGTGAGATGCAGGTTTTGCCGTAAGTAATCTAGAAGGCTACACCAAGTGAGAAAGGCTGCAAAGGGTATTTCACAGAAAGATTAAAGTAAAAACAGCCACTTGGTCCAGAACAGTGTGTACATGCTTTGGAGTCAAACACCGTAAGTTCAAATTCTGGTTCTGCCATCTATTAGTTTTATAAACTTAGTCAAGTTAAATGAGCTCTGTAAGCCAATTCCATCAGTTTTGGAGCAGGTGATATGCCTACAACATAAGGCAGTTGTGCAAATTAAATGAGGTCATATGCATACAGTCCTAGTGCAGTGCCTGGTATATAGCAAATATTCAAGGAAAATCTTCCATGGATCTTCATAAAAGAAGACCTATAGTGTAAGTAGTGACTGACAGTAATTCTAAGCTTTATGGGAGTgctttttttaaaagttcatcaATGTAGACTGATGGAATGATACAAATTGCCATTCCATGAATGTAATTGGGTGGGGAGTGGACTCCTGATTTGTAATCCAGCCTAGATTGTAGAGTCTCCGGGCCTAAAGCAGGATTTAATGTAATGGTTCTTAATCTATTTTTGATAGAATAAAGTTATCTCCCCTTCctccacaaacaaaataaaaaaacctgttgcagtcgagttgattctgtttcatattgaccctataggacagagtataactgccctgcagagtttccaaggagcgcctggtgcccggtagattcaaaatgccaactttctggctagcagctgcagctcctaaccactatgccaccagggtttactctgtgtgtgtgtgtgtaaattgtgTGTATTTAGGGGTTCCATAGAGCTGAAGGCACTCCATGGATTCCTTAAGCTGAGTGTCCTTGTATGCCTAAATTAAGGTCCCCTGATCTAGaggaatggagccctgatggcacagtgcttaagagctcagctacttaaccagaaggtaggcagtttgaatccaccagctgcttctcagaaaccctttggggggcagttctgctctgccctatagggtcgctaggagtcagaatccactctgtggcagtgggtttgggttttttttttttttttaagctagagGAATGGTAATGAGCACAtaaatttttaagttaaaacaccaaatctgttgccatctgttgattcctactcagtgaccctataggcagggtagaaccgccctatagggtttccaaggctgtaaatctttacaaaagcaggctgccacatctttctcccacggagtggctggtggattcaaaccaccaaactttagattacctgccaggcacttaaccactgtgccaccagggctcctttaagttaGTGGTTCTTAATTCTGTCAGACCCAACACCCCCTATGTAAAATCAAATACATTGCACCTTCTATTACCCAGAAGTGAAATTTGTGGGTGATAA encodes:
- the EIF4E gene encoding eukaryotic translation initiation factor 4E, whose amino-acid sequence is MATVEPETTPTPNPLPTEEEKTESNQEVANPEHYIKHPLQNRWALWFFKNDKSKTWQANLRLISKFDTVEDFWALYNHIQLSSNLMPGCDYSLFKDGIEPMWEDEKNKRGGRWLITLNKQQRRSDLDRFWLETLLCLIGESFDDYSDDVCGAVVNVRAKGDKIAIWTTECENRDAVTHIGRVYKERLGLPPKIVIGYQSHADTATKSGSTTKNRFVV